The proteins below are encoded in one region of Candidatus Moraniibacteriota bacterium:
- a CDS encoding inorganic diphosphatase — protein sequence MNTSLFHRIQQEKAPEILFLLVEISQGDYNKYEYNHDIGVLEVDRVLYGPMFYPINYCDVPGTWNDGDKDPLDALLFSSKPIVPGAMVTGRVIGAMEMIDNGEIDHKIVCVNAKDPRFDHVKKIEDLTPYQRKDVVTFFELYKIPQTGKDTTTVGKFMDFDEAAVFIQKCIDAYKEKFGNIQGN from the coding sequence ATGAATACGTCACTTTTTCATAGAATTCAGCAAGAAAAGGCTCCTGAGATCTTATTCCTCTTGGTTGAGATCAGTCAGGGTGATTACAATAAATATGAGTATAACCATGATATTGGTGTCCTTGAAGTTGATCGTGTGCTCTATGGACCAATGTTTTACCCAATTAATTACTGCGATGTTCCAGGAACTTGGAACGATGGGGATAAAGACCCTCTTGATGCCCTTCTCTTTAGCAGCAAACCGATTGTTCCGGGCGCTATGGTTACAGGAAGAGTTATTGGTGCAATGGAGATGATCGATAATGGCGAAATTGATCATAAGATTGTTTGTGTAAATGCAAAAGATCCTCGCTTTGATCACGTGAAGAAGATTGAAGATCTGACACCGTATCAACGCAAAGATGTCGTAACCTTTTTTGAGCTTTACAAAATTCCTCAGACAGGTAAAGATACCACGACAGTTGGAAAGTTTATGGATTTTGATGAGGCTGCTGTATTTATTCAGAAATGTATAGATGCATATAAAGAGAAATTCGGAAACATACAAGGTAATTAG